One genomic segment of Culturomica massiliensis includes these proteins:
- the glgP gene encoding alpha-glucan family phosphorylase has protein sequence MDNNKLKNPAYLFEVSWEVCNKVGGIHTVISTKALNMVKEYSNSHILIGPDVWRYTEQNPEFIDDPRLFRSWRLRAAQEGLRIKVGRWNVAGQPIVILVDFTTFITQKDAIFSSFWEKYKLDSISGQWDYIEPALFGYASGKVIESFVRFNTTMRQRIIAQFHEWMTGTGLLYLKYAMPQVGCVFTTHATVLGRCVAGNNLPLYSEMKNYVPEELARRFNVVSKQSLEKTAAQNADCFTTVSEITATECAYFLDKEVDIVTPNGFENVFTPKDSEFEKKREAGREKFLQVAQAILGRPVADNALIVGISGRYEFKNKGIDVFIEALGRLNRKHGTSREVLAFVLVPAGQNGPNKDLQHNMETPNSPVNVGDPYLTHYLTDPMHDPVLNNIRMQKLYNGEGDMVKVFFVPSYLNGDDGIFNMPYYDLLIGMDLTIFPSYYEPWGYTPLESLAFKVPTITTTLAGFGLWVKEHYNMDHPGIDVIHREDGNSDTVIDAIAERIKSYSLQSGQEVLNNKENAKDVSRIALWDNLIIYYKKAYEIALNRVNDRLKDMPATVNEQVSYIEKQLSVNTPHWVSVMIHRSIPEKLIALEELAKNLWWCWNDEARELFRSIDIDQWRACGHNPIALLDKISLSRYKELENDPVFVGKLQTVYEHFKAYMAAKENMSGAGVAYFSMEYGLHTSLKIYSGGLGILAGDYLKEASDKGTKITAVGLLYRYGYFTQKLSAMGDQEAEYEAQDFMKIAVTPVRDKDGNWLTVSLVFPGRNVYARMWRVDVGRIELYLLDTDFEDNLQEDRSITHHLYGGDWENRLKQELLLGCGGIQALRKLGIEASTYHCNEGHAAFTGLERLKEYITEQNLSFAEAMEVVRSSSLFTTHTPVPAGHDAFSENMLRTYISHYADRLKISWEQLLGLGKINVADPNEKFSMSFLAANLSQEVNGVSWLHGEVSRDIFKGLWPGYFPEELHISYVTNGVHYPTWTAPEWKKIESRIFGEAFQTHHYDKSCFEEIYKVPDETVFQVRNSLRKRLIDHIKHMLTNGVAASYFTPRQVIEIHDTLRDDILTIGFARRFATYKRAHLLFRNLDRLDEIVNNPKHPVQFIFAGKAHPADKAGQDLIKRIVEISKHPKFIGKVLFLPNYDMDLAKNLVQGVDVWMNTPTRPQEASGTSGEKAAMNGVMHFSVLDGWWVEGYRPDAGWMLPMERTYENQAYQDELDSEMIYNIIDDDIAPLFYDKNAAGMSPRWISYIKNTIAKVASNFTTNRMLIDYENQYYIPMSERYHQMIADNFAMATDIATWKKKVSQEWDNIEIVSLDIPSRSKQIIALGKSYWGKVTLEIGDLSMEDVGVELVAAEQHNDKLVIREKHDFTPVSQEDGKAVYHIDVTADAPGVLNLALRIYPKNPLLPHRQDFALVKWL, from the coding sequence ATGGATAACAATAAATTAAAGAATCCTGCCTATTTGTTTGAGGTAAGTTGGGAAGTTTGTAATAAGGTCGGAGGAATACATACCGTGATTTCGACGAAAGCATTGAATATGGTGAAAGAATACAGCAACAGCCATATTTTAATCGGTCCGGATGTGTGGAGATATACGGAACAGAATCCGGAATTTATCGATGATCCCCGTTTGTTCAGATCCTGGCGGCTTAGAGCGGCCCAGGAGGGGTTGCGTATCAAGGTGGGACGCTGGAATGTGGCCGGCCAACCGATCGTGATTTTGGTTGATTTTACGACTTTTATTACACAAAAAGATGCGATATTTTCTTCTTTCTGGGAAAAATATAAGTTGGACTCCATCAGCGGACAGTGGGATTATATCGAACCGGCACTTTTCGGGTATGCTTCGGGAAAAGTGATTGAAAGTTTTGTACGTTTCAATACGACGATGCGGCAGCGGATTATTGCGCAGTTCCACGAATGGATGACAGGAACCGGTTTGTTGTATCTGAAATATGCCATGCCGCAAGTGGGTTGTGTGTTTACAACTCATGCTACAGTATTGGGACGTTGTGTGGCGGGAAATAACTTGCCGTTGTACAGTGAGATGAAAAATTACGTGCCGGAAGAACTGGCCAGACGCTTTAATGTCGTGTCCAAACAGTCGTTGGAAAAAACCGCTGCCCAAAATGCGGATTGTTTTACGACTGTAAGTGAAATTACGGCGACGGAATGTGCTTATTTTCTGGATAAAGAGGTAGATATTGTTACTCCGAACGGATTTGAAAACGTATTTACCCCGAAAGATTCTGAATTTGAGAAGAAAAGAGAAGCCGGCCGGGAAAAATTTTTGCAGGTGGCCCAAGCCATATTGGGGCGTCCGGTGGCGGACAATGCCTTGATTGTCGGAATCAGCGGCCGGTATGAGTTTAAAAATAAGGGAATAGATGTATTTATCGAAGCCTTGGGGCGTTTGAACCGGAAGCACGGGACAAGCCGGGAAGTCTTGGCATTTGTATTGGTGCCTGCCGGACAAAACGGTCCGAATAAGGACTTGCAGCACAATATGGAAACTCCGAATTCACCGGTAAATGTAGGCGATCCTTATCTTACGCATTACCTCACCGATCCGATGCACGATCCTGTGCTGAACAATATCCGGATGCAGAAATTGTATAACGGGGAAGGAGATATGGTGAAAGTATTCTTTGTGCCGAGTTATCTGAACGGAGACGACGGTATTTTCAATATGCCTTATTACGATTTGCTGATTGGAATGGATTTGACGATATTCCCTTCTTATTATGAACCGTGGGGATATACTCCGCTTGAGAGCCTTGCCTTTAAAGTGCCGACGATTACGACGACTTTGGCCGGTTTCGGTTTGTGGGTAAAAGAACATTACAATATGGATCATCCCGGGATAGACGTTATTCACCGGGAAGACGGAAACAGCGATACCGTTATCGATGCAATTGCAGAACGGATTAAATCATATAGCCTGCAAAGTGGTCAGGAGGTATTGAATAATAAGGAGAATGCAAAGGATGTTTCGCGGATTGCTTTGTGGGATAACCTGATCATATATTATAAAAAAGCGTATGAGATTGCCTTGAATCGTGTAAACGACCGGTTGAAAGATATGCCGGCTACGGTCAATGAGCAGGTTTCTTATATAGAAAAACAACTTTCGGTAAATACCCCGCATTGGGTGAGTGTGATGATTCATCGCTCGATACCCGAAAAACTGATAGCTCTCGAGGAACTGGCGAAAAATCTTTGGTGGTGCTGGAATGATGAAGCCCGGGAACTCTTCCGGAGTATCGATATCGACCAGTGGCGGGCTTGCGGTCACAATCCGATTGCTTTGCTGGATAAGATTTCGTTGAGCCGTTACAAAGAATTGGAAAATGACCCGGTATTTGTGGGTAAATTACAGACGGTGTACGAGCATTTTAAGGCGTATATGGCTGCTAAAGAGAATATGAGCGGGGCCGGAGTCGCATACTTCAGTATGGAATACGGTTTGCATACTTCCCTTAAGATTTATTCAGGAGGGCTTGGAATCCTGGCCGGTGACTATCTGAAAGAAGCCAGTGATAAAGGCACTAAAATTACGGCTGTCGGCCTGTTGTACCGATACGGTTATTTTACCCAGAAATTATCGGCAATGGGGGATCAGGAAGCCGAATACGAGGCGCAGGATTTTATGAAGATTGCCGTAACGCCGGTGCGGGATAAAGACGGAAATTGGTTGACCGTCAGCCTGGTATTTCCGGGACGTAACGTATATGCCCGGATGTGGCGGGTAGATGTGGGCCGGATTGAGCTTTATCTGTTGGATACCGATTTTGAGGATAATTTACAGGAAGACCGTTCCATTACACACCATTTGTACGGCGGAGATTGGGAAAACCGTCTGAAACAGGAGTTATTGCTGGGATGCGGTGGTATTCAGGCATTGCGTAAACTGGGTATTGAAGCTTCGACTTATCATTGCAATGAAGGACATGCGGCTTTTACCGGACTCGAACGCTTGAAAGAGTATATTACGGAACAGAATCTGTCGTTTGCAGAAGCCATGGAGGTTGTCCGTTCGTCTTCTTTGTTTACGACCCATACGCCTGTGCCTGCCGGACACGATGCTTTTTCTGAAAACATGTTGCGTACTTACATTTCCCATTATGCCGATCGATTGAAAATCAGTTGGGAGCAGTTGTTGGGACTGGGTAAGATCAATGTAGCCGATCCGAACGAGAAGTTTTCGATGAGCTTCCTGGCGGCCAACTTGTCGCAGGAAGTAAACGGCGTAAGCTGGTTGCACGGTGAGGTAAGCCGGGATATTTTCAAAGGCTTGTGGCCCGGTTATTTCCCGGAAGAATTGCACATTAGCTATGTAACCAACGGAGTACACTATCCGACATGGACGGCTCCGGAATGGAAGAAGATCGAATCCCGTATATTCGGAGAGGCTTTCCAGACACACCATTACGATAAGAGTTGCTTTGAGGAAATCTATAAAGTGCCCGACGAAACGGTATTCCAGGTGCGTAACAGTTTGCGCAAGCGTCTGATCGACCATATCAAGCATATGCTGACCAATGGCGTGGCAGCTTCTTATTTTACACCGCGTCAGGTGATCGAGATTCACGATACATTGCGTGACGATATCCTTACAATCGGTTTTGCCCGTCGCTTTGCTACCTATAAACGGGCTCATCTGTTGTTCCGGAATCTGGACCGCCTGGATGAGATCGTGAATAATCCGAAACATCCGGTACAGTTTATATTTGCCGGTAAAGCGCATCCGGCCGATAAAGCAGGACAGGATCTGATAAAACGGATTGTGGAAATCTCCAAACATCCGAAATTCATCGGTAAAGTGTTGTTTTTGCCGAATTACGATATGGATTTAGCGAAGAATCTGGTACAAGGGGTGGATGTATGGATGAATACGCCTACCCGTCCCCAGGAAGCTTCCGGTACCAGTGGGGAAAAAGCCGCCATGAACGGCGTTATGCATTTCAGTGTACTCGACGGCTGGTGGGTAGAAGGGTATCGTCCGGATGCCGGATGGATGTTGCCGATGGAGCGGACGTATGAAAACCAGGCTTATCAGGATGAACTCGATTCTGAAATGATATATAACATCATCGACGACGATATCGCTCCTTTGTTCTACGATAAGAATGCAGCCGGCATGTCACCGCGCTGGATCAGCTACATCAAAAATACGATCGCTAAAGTGGCTTCTAATTTTACCACAAACCGGATGCTGATCGACTACGAAAATCAATACTATATTCCGATGTCCGAACGGTATCATCAGATGATTGCCGATAATTTCGCCATGGCTACGGACATTGCAACCTGGAAGAAAAAAGTCAGTCAGGAGTGGGATAACATTGAAATTGTAAGCCTCGATATCCCGAGCCGTTCCAAGCAGATTATCGCTCTCGGAAAATCGTATTGGGGGAAAGTGACGTTGGAAATCGGAGATCTTTCCATGGAAGATGTAGGTGTGGAACTGGTAGCTGCCGAACAACATAACGACAAGCTGGTGATTCGCGAGAAACACGATTTTACACCGGTATCCCAGGAGGATGGAAAAGCTGTTTATCATATCGATGTGACAGCCGATGCTCCGGGAGTACTCAATCTGGCATTGCGTATTTATCCGAAAAATCCGTTACTGCCTCACCGTCAGGATTTCGCCTTAGTAAAATGGCTGTAA